In one Falsibacillus albus genomic region, the following are encoded:
- a CDS encoding threonine/serine exporter family protein, producing MKQQLKYDIMEVCLLAGKLLLESGAETYRVEDTMMRIAASFGIPQSHSFVTPTGIIFSIETSEPTKTKLIRISERTTDLKKVTMVNRISRKISEGNVTLDEAYEMLMEVKTANLAFSFPIQVLAASISSGCFLIMFQGKWADFIPALAAGGFGFFVLVFFQRLLQIKFFTEFLASMMIGLISLGLVRSGAGTELDKIIIGSVMPLVPGLLITNAVRDLMAGHLLSGLSKGAEAFLTAFAIGSGIAVVLTFL from the coding sequence ATGAAACAGCAATTAAAATACGATATTATGGAAGTTTGTTTGCTGGCGGGAAAGCTGCTGCTTGAAAGCGGGGCTGAAACGTACCGTGTTGAGGATACGATGATGCGGATTGCTGCATCTTTTGGGATTCCTCAGTCTCACAGCTTTGTGACACCCACCGGCATCATTTTTTCAATCGAAACGTCAGAACCGACAAAAACTAAACTGATCCGTATTTCCGAGCGTACGACGGATTTGAAGAAAGTTACGATGGTCAATCGGATTTCGCGAAAAATCAGCGAAGGAAATGTAACATTGGATGAAGCTTACGAAATGCTGATGGAAGTGAAGACGGCAAACCTTGCTTTTTCTTTTCCGATACAAGTCCTTGCTGCATCGATTTCAAGCGGATGTTTTCTCATCATGTTTCAAGGGAAATGGGCGGATTTCATTCCTGCACTTGCTGCGGGGGGATTCGGTTTTTTCGTGCTAGTCTTTTTCCAAAGGCTTTTGCAAATAAAATTTTTCACTGAATTTTTAGCATCGATGATGATTGGCTTGATTTCATTAGGGCTCGTCCGATCCGGCGCGGGAACTGAACTCGATAAGATCATCATCGGCTCAGTCATGCCGCTTGTTCCTGGGTTGCTCATAACCAATGCGGTCAGGGATCTGATGGCCGGCCATTTGCTGTCAGGGTTGTCCAAAGGTGCTGAAGCCTTTCTGACGGCGTTTGCGATCGGCTCAGGAATTGCGGTTGTGTTGACGTTTTTGTAG
- a CDS encoding threonine/serine exporter family protein has product MEQVLTSFIASAGFGILFNVPKESLIKCGFVGTIGWMGYLGLTEAGMDLVLATVLSAFLVAVISQFFAKKYKTPIIIFTVAGIIPLVPGGMAYDAMRNFVQNDYNAAINLAAKAFMISGSIAMGLVFSEVVNQLIRKSKLGLRK; this is encoded by the coding sequence ATGGAGCAAGTACTCACCAGCTTCATCGCTTCCGCGGGGTTTGGGATCCTCTTCAACGTCCCGAAGGAGTCGTTGATCAAATGTGGATTTGTCGGAACGATTGGATGGATGGGCTATTTAGGGTTGACGGAAGCAGGAATGGATTTAGTTCTGGCGACGGTTTTGTCTGCTTTTTTAGTGGCTGTGATCAGCCAGTTCTTTGCAAAAAAATATAAGACCCCCATCATCATTTTCACCGTTGCGGGCATCATTCCGCTTGTTCCCGGGGGGATGGCCTACGATGCGATGAGGAACTTTGTCCAGAATGATTATAATGCTGCCATCAATCTTGCAGCAAAAGCATTCATGATATCCGGATCCATTGCAATGGGACTTGTCTTTTCTGAAGTCGTCAATCAGCTGATTCGAAAATCCAAGCTGGGGCTTCGAAAATAA
- a CDS encoding STAS domain-containing protein, producing MEEKANALYQFLNEHAPQFTEDWLQHQVKAAGSDYSVDAPAHTLNRIKEQNSQYVRYVAQSLLQTDDEMKKTISEWTSMTAADRVKSQTSLTEVASNSGIFRRVYWQYVQRFVHETSLEITMDDIFEWEKKINYTLDYVLETFTAHFMEILLTRLSSQANLIKELSAPVIALTEKVGLLPLIGDIDTDRAKSLMESTLEQSMTEAISVLVIDFSGVIMVDTMVAHQLFQMIEALRMIGIKTIVTGIRPEIAQTSIQLGVDFSEIETVSTLKDIILKIML from the coding sequence ATGGAAGAAAAAGCAAATGCCTTATATCAATTCCTGAACGAACATGCCCCTCAGTTCACTGAAGACTGGCTTCAGCATCAAGTTAAAGCAGCAGGATCCGATTATTCAGTGGATGCACCTGCTCACACCCTGAATAGAATCAAAGAACAAAACTCTCAATATGTAAGGTACGTGGCACAATCGTTGCTGCAAACAGACGATGAAATGAAAAAAACGATTTCCGAGTGGACAAGTATGACGGCAGCCGATCGAGTCAAATCCCAGACTTCCTTGACAGAGGTCGCCAGTAATTCAGGGATTTTCAGGCGCGTCTATTGGCAATATGTTCAAAGATTTGTCCACGAAACATCATTGGAGATCACGATGGATGATATATTCGAGTGGGAGAAAAAAATCAATTATACGTTGGATTATGTATTGGAAACCTTCACAGCCCACTTCATGGAAATCCTATTGACCCGTTTATCCTCACAAGCCAATCTGATTAAAGAATTGAGTGCGCCGGTCATTGCATTGACAGAGAAAGTCGGACTCCTACCACTGATAGGAGATATTGATACCGATCGCGCAAAAAGCCTGATGGAATCCACGCTTGAACAAAGCATGACTGAAGCCATTTCTGTTCTCGTCATTGATTTCTCAGGTGTGATCATGGTCGATACGATGGTTGCCCATCAATTATTCCAAATGATTGAAGCACTTCGGATGATCGGCATAAAAACCATTGTAACAGGCATCCGGCCGGAAATTGCTCAAACATCCATCCAATTAGGAGTTGATTTTTCCGAGATTGAAACCGTCAGCACATTAAAAGACATTATCTTAAAAATCATGCTATAA